In Metopolophium dirhodum isolate CAU chromosome 9, ASM1992520v1, whole genome shotgun sequence, the genomic window taatttaaaaaatatataaaatcgatTTAGTCAAAAACCGGTTTGTTCGTAAAAATCTGTTttccatactttttttttagttctttccaatacttttgaaaactacggcgaattttcaatttttatccCCTCAAAGtaacaattaaatttactttGATACCGTAAAATATACTGAAGTTTataatcgaagcattatttcgactatttatcgtgtacaaatacacaaaaatattgtaatttatattttaatattgtatttattatattcaaacatattagatagatatataaataaatataaaagttctAGTCTAGATGtacgtatgatataatattttgaatatataaattggttcaataactataaatttattattacaaatctacataatatgtagttatctttattttcctttattatctttttttgataaaagttaaaatatttaaaatatttaaatttctttttttagaaCTAGAACTGAAGAAAATGGAAACACATTTGATAccgagataaaaataaaaaaagattttattgaCGGACAAGAATTTGAAGGAACAGTTTTTAATGAAAACCACTCTTTAGAATTGATTACTTGTATAAATATGGACATAACTTTTAACAGCTTAAGGGAAAATCCATTTAATGATTTCTGTGATAAAATATCTACAGCATCCAATTTAACTGTGCATAAAAGGACACATAACAGGAAAAAGCTATATAAATGTGATATCTGTGGTACACGGTTTTCCAAAGCATTAGATTTAACCAGGCATACAAGGACACATACAAGGgaaaagccgtataaatgtgatGTCTGTAATAAAGTGTTTGCTAGAGCATCAGGTCTAACAAGGCATAACAAAATACATGCCAGAGAACAGCAGTATAAATGTAATATCTGTGGTTTACAGTTGTCTAGAGCATCACATTTAACCAGACATAAAATGATACATAATGTAGAAAAGTCTTATAAATGTGATATCTGTAATCATGCTTTTTttcaagaatataatttaaaaatccatAAAAGGACACATAGCGGTAAAAGGCCGTTTAAATGTGATATCTGTAATACAGGGTTTTCTAAAGCATCACATTTAACCAGGCATAAAAGGACACATACCGGAGAAAAGCCTTATATATGTGAAATCTGTGATCAAGCTTTTGctcaaaagtataatttaacaaCCCATAAAAGGACACATACCGGAGAAAAGCCGTATAATTGTAATATCTGTGGTTTACGGTTTTCTGATGCATCAAACTTAAAAAAGCATAGTAGGAGGTCACATACTGTAAAAATATCTTGATCATTGTGATATCTATTACCAATGTTTTCTCTTTGATcacatttaaaaagttatacaaGGACACATGCCAAAGAAAaccgtataaatgtattatctacGATTAAAGATATAATGGCTGCGCAACGAGGTGTGATTACGAGACCTCCAAAGTGTCTTCAACTTGAGCTACCATTATATCTTGAATCGTGGTATTTTCTGTTATATAGCGTTTTCCAAGgcatcaaattaataaaatcatacattcatacgAGGATTCCTACCAGGAAAAGTCTTTAAAAATGCAACATATATTCAAGAcacattcaaattatattctaacaatacaatttattttataatttaattaacaataatatctttactatcaatatataacattatttagtacactacaaaacataaaatttatttatatttttattagttttcctTCAATTTAGTCATAattggcatattattattttaattactaactGCTTAAGGAAAATTCCATTGACTGATATTTGTGATGAAATGTTTGCAGCATTCAATTTTACTGTTCATACAATTGGTAATTTGTAAGTACAACCGTTTTCAATTACCCTCAAAAGTTTAAATCACGGCTAACTTCCGCGAAACTTGGCCGTTTTGGCATTTCAAAGTTTTTGACTATCCCAAAATGTCGTTgacaatttgtaagtatttgtaagaacgaattaaaaatttgtaagtcatccccccccccccaccatatTATCCTTAAAAAGAAGTCGGTCGTGCTTTATCGAGCTTTTTGAACTTTGACGGTTCCAAATCGTACTGCGCAATTTGTAAGGATTTGTAAGTCATTCCTCTCTATTTTATTCCCAAAAAGAAGTTGGCCGTGCTTTATCGAGCTTACTAAGGAGTATTGTTTTGGCTAACACGGCGTTTATAgttgggaaaaaaaaaatgtttttatattaatatgacgttatacctgcatgtgttgtctccgtcttacaagtgcgtaacatagcaaattttacgctcggCAGAACACGTGTTGCtccgttagtataaaaattagagcggattgacctcttataaaatctaaaagtaagaatattatctaggcaacctcgtaggctttttattatattttaattttaacgcgattttttttacatcttaaaatactcataactcgctttaaaattagaatatacTAAAAAGCCCATAGTTAATCTTACCTtgagattttataagaggtcaattaactcttaatttttaaattaacggagctacacgtgttttgctgagcgtaaaatttgctattatacgcacttgtaagacgtaGACAACAAATGTGGGTACACGtcttcttaaataataatgtatatggtatagtgactatactatagtatattatacttctatAGCAGGGGTCGGTGATTAAATTCTATGGCGGTCCAGATAATTTGCAGAAAAAAATGTAGTCTTATTGGAGTACAAACTTATGCGCACAGTGTTTTTTCAAGGTGCACATCAGTTAATCTTGAacgatatttattctttaaaaacatCACTTTTGAGAACGAAGTTTCACATTATATGTATGTGGAGCCAAAGTGCATCCAAATACAACATAAGAATAGATCAAATATCTATTATGTGCGGAAAACTagcattacaaataatattctttgcGATCCGGTTAATTCCCGTCCACGGGCCGCAAAAGGGTTCCACGGATAAAAAAGAAACGCTGGGCTTACATAACAGTCCGCCACCGACCGATTCGATTTTCGCACTTGACCTCACAAATACTAAAGAGTAAAGACGAACCTATTCGTATAGGACATAGCAACGAACCGCGAGACATTCAGGTTTGAAACAAAAGTTTGTGATATTGGCCTGAGTTgtaaccacgatttaagatatacaggttaaCCATCGACCTATAACAAATAGTGCTTTACGGTGACTGGTGAACCaactatctgaaacagctgAGGGCCCAGAATCACTAGCGCTCGTTgtggtttaaatatgttaaatatatatataatattatgacggtaTAAGCCACTTACCACGGTTATCTGCTTTTGATACCAATCTTTAATTTTGTCCTCAGGGTGTGCTAgtagcacgatttaagatatacaggttgcGTATCGAACTCCCATAATTTGACCGGTGAACTaactatctgaaacagctgTTCCCAGTACTACTAGCACACCGTGAGGACAAATTTAAAgattcaataatactatatactataggtattattggtatCAAAAGCAGATAACCGTGGTAAGTGGTTTATAtcgtcatgatattatatatatatatttaacatatttaaaccacAACGAGCGCTAGTGTTTCTGGGCCCTcagctgtttcagatagttGGTTCCCAGTCACCGTAAAGCACTATTTGTTATAGGTCGATGGttaacctgtatatcttaaatcgtggttgtAACACGCTGTAAACTAGTAAAGGGTGCATGTGTGAATTGCTGGAAGTTTTTTTCCGTCGTACAGTAGTTGAACAGTAGTGTCGTAATATGCAGAGGCATGTTTAACGGGGGACAAAGGGGGAATTTGCCCCCGAtggcaaaatttaaaaatatttcatttatggCATTcgtatatagtttataccagggcttgaaaccataaatatttttttgtcacggctgcaccgaaagtttagttttcgatgacggttgaagcgtcGGAAAGCGACGTTTTTCCGTcaagcgggcggtaaagtgggaatcccacAAAGTATCGGACGGTTAAGTGGAAATCTCCAAAAGTACTGGTCTGGTACCTGCAGTCCGCTAccagtctggttgttgcatagatcccagcctgaattacctttgccgtgatggcGCAATCAATGAACGctgaggcgtgacaaaaaaatggTATGTGTTGcccgtgcgggaaggcaatttcagtcttgggcaaAATGCGGACCTCGTCTGCGGATCGTGCCGCACACGTCGCCCGCTACTGAAATAGCTCCCTTCCCGCcattgccacacaatatactattttgtcacgcctgcgccgaaagtttggtttttgaTATCGGTTGAAGCGTTTGAAAGCGTCccttttccgtccagcgggcggtaaattTGAAATCCCAAAAAGTACCgagcggtaaagtggaaatccccaaaagtactgCGCGCACATTTCACACGCGTATACCCTGCACAaacagacactgaaatctataccacagtcgtcggtccttacaaaacataaacttttagTTACATCTGAGGCGCACAACGGCTTAACCCACAAAAATCAAATtctgttttatgttataaaacgtTTCAGATTGAtttcatatttgaaataaattgcaATGCCAAAACGACATGTGTGCTGCCATCTagcgaataatttttattgtgggATAGGCCCTCGTggatttcaaatattaaatcaatctGAAacgttttattacataaaacagAAATTGATTTTTTGTGTGTTAAGTTGTTTTAGCTCTATGCACCTCATCTGATGaccatattataacctccatatTAAAATTACAGTACAGACGCACAGttattgtagtaataatatcataggcgtGTTAAGACTTTGGTGGCCGAGGGGTcacaacaaattttaaattgtgaaatctatttttttagacatgaaacaacattcattttttatgttacaaaattcACAATGGTAGGagtattttttactaattatgaTCAAAAAGTATAACCattgtcaaaacaataaaaatacttttttcccatccattatacaaggtaaacaacatacaaattgtaaaactattaactaatcagtaataaatattttgagtaggtatctgacaaaatttaaattattttaactagtcgtaaaatatctaaaatcatttttgaaattataatcgGTAATTGGATATTTTCAGCTgataaaaccataatatgatgaacataatattacatgataatataatcactaattaataaatgtgtaaataaaaaaattacaattaatcaaaatctataggTACTGCAGGGTATACACCacacgacttttttttttatcctggcaT contains:
- the LOC132951990 gene encoding zinc finger protein 678-like, which encodes MEPLKTTIDDCAIKSKYNDIIDGSRVLSIPLTRCDDKVFNGIIKQKNIENQVFKGIIKKDIIDKIIDGLHKNSQLLQLGSRVKSFPLNTICGDQAFDGVNKQENIDGQVFNGVIKEEIFDETDIHNDSQLIQKGTRTEENGNTFDTEIKIKKDFIDGQEFEGTVFNENHSLELITCINMDITFNSLRENPFNDFCDKISTASNLTVHKRTHNRKKLYKCDICGTRFSKALDLTRHTRTHTREKPYKCDVCNKVFARASGLTRHNKIHAREQQYKCNICGLQLSRASHLTRHKMIHNVEKSYKCDICNHAFFQEYNLKIHKRTHSGKRPFKCDICNTGFSKASHLTRHKRTHTGEKPYICEICDQAFAQKYNLTTHKRTHTGEKPYNCNICGLRFSDASNLKKHSRRSHTVKIS